In Ancylobacter polymorphus, a genomic segment contains:
- a CDS encoding WGR domain-containing protein: protein MARFYVASVEPSLFPGAALRRVWGRIGTQGRSRIDLFEDRSAAEQALIALKRQKLKRGYVDMGEAP from the coding sequence ATGGCGCGCTTCTATGTTGCCTCGGTCGAGCCATCGCTGTTTCCCGGCGCCGCCTTGCGCCGCGTCTGGGGACGCATCGGCACGCAAGGCCGCTCACGCATCGACCTGTTCGAGGATCGATCGGCTGCCGAACAGGCCCTGATCGCGCTAAAGCGTCAGAAGCTGAAACGCGGCTATGTAGACATGGGCGAGGCGCCCTGA
- a CDS encoding ANTAR domain-containing response regulator, with product MPMPPLKSLKGLPVLVVHPADGDGRTLIDHLRRIGCHAEATWPIPREIPANIGVVFLSVDHEHRTEISRLAKSIDGIPPAIIAIVDYEIPSTLELLFDLGALAAMDRPIRPFGVLTNLLLARGLWQERLDQQKRIHKLERRVSSMQKIQKAKAILMSIHQIGEDAAYETIRQQAMSKRVSMDDIAASIITANELLQFPPKGV from the coding sequence ATGCCCATGCCGCCCCTCAAGAGCCTGAAGGGCCTGCCGGTTCTGGTGGTGCATCCGGCCGATGGCGACGGGCGTACGCTCATCGATCATCTGCGGCGCATCGGGTGCCACGCGGAGGCCACCTGGCCGATTCCGCGCGAGATCCCGGCCAATATCGGCGTCGTCTTCCTCTCGGTGGATCATGAGCACCGCACCGAGATTTCCCGGCTGGCGAAAAGCATCGACGGCATTCCGCCGGCGATCATCGCCATTGTCGACTACGAGATTCCCTCCACGCTCGAACTGCTGTTCGATCTTGGCGCGCTCGCCGCCATGGACCGGCCGATAAGGCCGTTCGGCGTGCTGACCAACCTGCTGCTCGCGCGCGGTCTCTGGCAGGAAAGGCTGGATCAGCAAAAGCGCATCCACAAGCTGGAGCGCCGCGTGTCCAGCATGCAGAAGATCCAGAAAGCCAAGGCCATCCTCATGTCGATCCACCAGATCGGCGAGGATGCGGCCTATGAGACGATCCGCCAGCAGGCCATGTCCAAGCGTGTGTCGATGGACGACATCGCCGCCTCCATCATCACGGCAAACGAGCTCTTGCAATTCCCGCCGAAGGGTGTTTAG
- a CDS encoding ABC transporter substrate-binding protein, with protein sequence MSMNRRHFLTTSAALAGGALAAPSLLPGAAFGADTIKVGVLFSQTGGLSIVERSLTDATRMAIAEINASGGVLGKQVEAVIEDGASDPKTFNEKASKLVIQDRLPTVFACYTSASRKAVLPVFEKRKAALFYPTYYEGFECSKNVVYTGAVPNQQLSNFIPWIIKTLGKKKFFIVGSNYIYPREMAKVSKILIEKNGGEYVADEYLELGHSEWGSMVNKIKSSGCDVVLSNVVGDSVIAFYREFKNQGLSHEQLPICATVTSEIEIAAMGAEYAVGSYTSFPYFQAIDTPANKAFIERYRKFVNDPKAVTHHALESSYFQVYLWKQAVEKAKDTSAAAVLAAVGGQSFDAPGGKVTVEKENLHTALTPRIAQWQAEGQGKIVDAYPEPVFPLPYVAYGETQQNLFCTPAGLDAAKLKG encoded by the coding sequence ATGTCGATGAATCGTCGTCACTTCCTCACGACTTCCGCGGCACTTGCCGGCGGCGCCCTCGCCGCGCCGTCCCTCCTGCCGGGAGCGGCCTTCGGCGCGGACACCATCAAGGTCGGCGTGCTGTTCTCGCAGACCGGCGGCCTTTCCATCGTCGAGCGCTCGCTCACCGACGCGACGCGGATGGCGATCGCCGAGATCAACGCCTCGGGCGGCGTGCTCGGCAAGCAGGTGGAGGCGGTGATCGAGGATGGCGCCTCCGATCCCAAGACCTTCAACGAGAAGGCCTCCAAGCTCGTCATCCAGGACCGGCTGCCCACGGTCTTCGCCTGCTACACCTCGGCGAGCCGCAAGGCGGTGCTGCCGGTGTTCGAGAAGCGCAAGGCGGCGCTGTTCTACCCCACCTATTACGAAGGCTTCGAGTGCTCGAAGAACGTAGTCTATACCGGCGCCGTGCCCAACCAGCAGCTGTCGAACTTCATTCCCTGGATCATCAAGACGCTGGGCAAGAAGAAGTTCTTCATCGTCGGATCGAACTACATCTATCCGCGTGAAATGGCCAAGGTCTCGAAGATCCTGATCGAAAAGAATGGCGGCGAATATGTCGCCGACGAGTATCTCGAACTCGGCCATTCCGAATGGGGCTCGATGGTCAACAAGATCAAGAGCTCGGGCTGCGACGTGGTGCTCTCCAATGTCGTCGGCGACTCCGTCATCGCCTTCTATCGCGAGTTCAAGAACCAGGGCCTGTCCCACGAGCAGCTGCCGATCTGCGCCACCGTCACCTCCGAGATCGAAATCGCGGCCATGGGCGCGGAATATGCGGTCGGCAGCTACACCTCCTTCCCCTATTTCCAGGCGATCGACACGCCGGCCAACAAGGCCTTCATCGAGCGCTACCGCAAATTCGTCAACGACCCCAAGGCGGTGACCCACCACGCGCTCGAATCCTCCTATTTCCAGGTCTATCTGTGGAAGCAGGCGGTCGAAAAGGCCAAGGACACCTCCGCCGCGGCGGTGCTGGCCGCGGTCGGGGGCCAGAGCTTCGACGCGCCGGGCGGCAAGGTGACGGTGGAGAAGGAAAATCTCCACACCGCCCTCACCCCCCGCATCGCCCAGTGGCAGGCCGAAGGCCAGGGCAAGATCGTCGACGCCTATCCCGAGCCGGTCTTCCCGCTTCCCTATGTCGCCTATGGCGAGACGCAGCAGAACCTGTTCTGCACCCCGGCCGGGCTCGACGCCGCCAAGCTGAAGGGCTGA
- a CDS encoding transporter substrate-binding domain-containing protein, producing the protein MADEDLAWGDGPLPVGVLFSQTGVTAAVERTQLLATRLAIREINAAGGVAGRELVEVGRDCQANPKVFRQEATRLLDEEGVRIVFGCHMSSTRKAVLPVIEARNALLLYPTVYEGFEYSANCIYTGAVPNQSSQPLVRFLLETYGNRLLLIGSNYIFPYESNRIFSDLVIEARGKVLDEIYIPLSCTAAELERPIERIRKLQPDVIFSTIVGAGTAMFYEAYRRAGFDPARMPIASLTTSEAEVAEMSSEAAEGHITVAPYFETIDSDNNRRFLAAYRRQFGPGTPVTAPAEAAYYQVHLAAAAIAEARSVDRAAVVAALGRVQFDAPQGRVAIDTSNNHTFLWPRVAQIDAAKRFNIISDPHRAIKPDPYFLSSSQDDWALASATARIG; encoded by the coding sequence ATGGCGGATGAAGACCTTGCCTGGGGCGACGGGCCTTTGCCGGTCGGTGTGCTGTTCTCTCAGACAGGCGTGACGGCTGCGGTTGAACGTACCCAATTGCTCGCAACGCGCCTCGCCATCCGCGAGATAAATGCGGCAGGCGGGGTGGCCGGACGCGAGCTCGTCGAGGTGGGCCGCGACTGCCAGGCGAACCCCAAGGTCTTCCGACAGGAAGCGACCCGCCTGCTGGACGAGGAAGGCGTGCGCATCGTCTTCGGCTGCCATATGTCCAGCACACGCAAGGCGGTGTTGCCGGTGATCGAGGCGCGCAACGCGCTGCTTCTCTACCCGACCGTCTATGAGGGGTTCGAATACTCGGCGAACTGCATCTACACGGGCGCGGTGCCCAATCAGAGCAGCCAGCCTCTGGTGCGTTTTCTTCTGGAGACTTATGGAAACCGCCTGCTTCTGATCGGGTCCAACTACATCTTCCCCTATGAATCCAACCGCATCTTCTCCGACCTCGTGATCGAGGCGCGCGGCAAGGTTCTCGATGAGATTTACATCCCGCTGAGCTGCACCGCGGCGGAACTGGAGCGCCCCATCGAGCGCATCAGGAAGCTGCAGCCGGATGTCATCTTCTCCACCATCGTCGGCGCTGGCACGGCCATGTTCTACGAGGCCTATCGGCGTGCCGGCTTCGACCCCGCCCGCATGCCCATCGCCAGCCTGACGACGAGCGAGGCCGAGGTGGCGGAAATGTCGAGCGAGGCGGCCGAGGGTCACATCACCGTCGCCCCCTATTTCGAGACCATCGACAGCGACAATAACCGCCGGTTTCTCGCCGCCTATCGACGGCAGTTCGGCCCGGGCACGCCTGTGACCGCACCGGCCGAAGCCGCCTATTATCAGGTTCACCTCGCCGCCGCCGCCATTGCCGAAGCGCGCAGCGTCGACCGCGCCGCGGTGGTCGCCGCTCTCGGGCGGGTGCAGTTCGACGCGCCGCAGGGACGTGTCGCCATCGACACGTCCAACAACCACACCTTCCTCTGGCCGCGCGTGGCGCAGATCGATGCGGCCAAGCGCTTCAACATCATTTCGGACCCGCACCGGGCGATAAAGCCGGACCCCTACTTCCTGTCGTCCTCGCAGGACGATTGGGCGCTCGCCTCCGCAACCGCACGGATCGGCTGA
- the urtC gene encoding urea ABC transporter permease subunit UrtC yields the protein MKLSKRGLNTAAYVVFIALILAAPLVFDVFWLNRLSKYLVFGMLGAAIALSWGYAGILNLGQGLFFGLGAYAIAMSLKLASTTSLAQGSDTPIPDFMLWNAEPGAPTDLCCITQGSFLWIPFQHAWFGIAMGIVVPVTIALGLGLILFRKRISGVFISIITLAVVLLVRLLIVQAQPLTNGFNGLTDLGYLDVLGLEFDPYTPQTYYLIAISLALVLIGTRLLVETRAGLILQAIRDDDRRARFLGFDVPRYQAFFFCVSAAISGYAGMLYVMASEFASPTFMDLSFSITMVVWAAVGGRNSVLGACIGAILINMIEATVSETPALMEVWRVVIGLAFVFAVLFLPRGLAGLATSLRDGLVARSAAGAPALVDPAPAEERS from the coding sequence ATGAAGCTGTCCAAGCGCGGGCTGAACACGGCGGCCTATGTCGTCTTCATCGCCCTCATCCTTGCCGCGCCGCTGGTGTTCGACGTCTTCTGGCTGAACCGCCTGTCGAAATATCTGGTGTTCGGCATGCTCGGCGCCGCCATCGCGCTGTCCTGGGGCTATGCCGGCATTCTCAATCTCGGGCAGGGCCTGTTCTTCGGCCTCGGCGCCTACGCGATCGCCATGTCGCTGAAGCTCGCCAGCACCACAAGTCTCGCCCAGGGGTCGGACACGCCCATCCCGGACTTCATGCTGTGGAACGCCGAGCCCGGCGCGCCGACGGATCTGTGCTGCATCACCCAGGGCTCCTTTCTCTGGATCCCGTTCCAGCACGCCTGGTTCGGCATCGCGATGGGCATCGTGGTGCCGGTGACCATTGCGCTGGGGCTCGGGCTCATCCTGTTCCGCAAGCGCATCTCCGGCGTGTTCATCTCCATCATCACCCTCGCCGTGGTGCTGCTGGTGCGCCTGCTCATCGTGCAGGCCCAGCCTCTTACCAATGGCTTCAACGGTCTGACCGATCTCGGCTATCTCGATGTTCTCGGCCTCGAATTCGACCCCTACACGCCGCAGACCTATTATCTGATCGCCATCAGCCTGGCGCTGGTGCTGATCGGCACACGGCTGCTGGTCGAAACCCGCGCGGGCCTGATCCTGCAGGCGATCCGCGACGATGACCGCCGGGCCCGTTTCCTCGGCTTCGACGTGCCGCGCTACCAGGCCTTCTTCTTCTGCGTCTCGGCGGCGATCTCCGGCTATGCCGGCATGCTCTATGTCATGGCCTCGGAGTTCGCCTCGCCGACCTTCATGGACCTGTCCTTCTCCATCACCATGGTGGTGTGGGCGGCGGTCGGCGGGCGCAACTCCGTTCTCGGCGCCTGCATCGGCGCCATTCTCATCAACATGATCGAGGCGACCGTCTCGGAGACCCCGGCGCTGATGGAAGTCTGGCGGGTGGTGATCGGCCTCGCCTTCGTCTTCGCCGTGCTGTTCCTGCCGCGCGGCCTCGCCGGCCTCGCCACGAGCCTGCGCGACGGGCTCGTCGCCCGCAGCGCCGCCGGCGCGCCCGCCCTCGTCGACCCCGCCCCTGCCGAGGAGAGGAGCTGA
- a CDS encoding RNA polymerase sigma factor, producing MGSASTSSDDLDGLFREYHRELASFAYRKLHDREAASDLVQDTFVRYIAHAQRADTVAETPRFFLWRIASNLILDLARRQRRRGQMLALEAVAPHELADSAPSAERQLSARQEYRALRAALDELPAKPRTALLLNRVERLTHAQIAQRLGVSPSMVNKYISRALSHCIARLSQAGF from the coding sequence ATGGGATCTGCCTCGACCTCATCGGACGATCTGGACGGCCTGTTCCGGGAATATCACCGGGAACTGGCGTCGTTCGCCTATCGCAAGCTGCACGATCGCGAAGCCGCCTCCGACCTCGTGCAGGATACGTTCGTCCGCTACATCGCGCATGCGCAGCGGGCGGACACGGTGGCGGAGACGCCCCGCTTCTTCCTCTGGCGGATTGCCAGCAATCTCATTCTCGATCTCGCGCGCCGCCAGCGTCGGCGGGGACAGATGCTGGCGCTTGAAGCGGTCGCGCCGCACGAACTCGCCGACAGCGCGCCATCCGCCGAACGCCAGCTCTCGGCACGCCAGGAATATCGGGCGTTGCGCGCGGCGCTGGACGAACTGCCGGCCAAGCCACGGACCGCGCTGCTGCTCAACCGGGTCGAGCGTCTCACCCATGCGCAGATCGCCCAGCGGCTCGGTGTCTCGCCCAGCATGGTCAACAAGTACATCTCCCGGGCGCTCAGCCATTGCATCGCACGGCTCAGCCAGGCCGGCTTTTAG
- a CDS encoding FecR family protein encodes MTRRAPAPLTNDPLTERALSWLVHLHSGDETAQDWDDYHDWKMAHPSHAEAAARAEHVWSRLGPALKPPRRLARRAAGTLAVCLVLSGGGALAVGAFPGWFADQATGLGEIRTVALDDGSSVVMDSDTRFDIDFTAPQRRLRLFDGQIFVTVAADAARPFIVEAGGGEVQALGTAFNIRHDGTKTAVSVTEHAVRVSLTKPAATVDLAQGHGVDFDPATGLGRPHAVDVENVTAWRRGEILFDGRPLGAVVAEMGRYRRGAIFFTDDRLKHLPVTGMFSTRDADEFFMALEKTLPVRVLRLPYLTLIRPRDN; translated from the coding sequence ATGACGCGCCGCGCGCCCGCCCCCCTCACGAACGACCCGCTGACGGAACGCGCGCTGTCCTGGCTGGTCCACCTGCATTCCGGGGACGAGACGGCGCAGGACTGGGATGACTATCACGACTGGAAGATGGCCCATCCCAGCCATGCCGAGGCCGCCGCGCGCGCCGAACATGTGTGGAGCCGTCTCGGGCCGGCCCTGAAGCCCCCGCGCCGACTGGCGCGACGGGCCGCGGGGACGCTCGCCGTCTGCCTCGTCCTCTCCGGCGGCGGCGCGCTCGCCGTCGGCGCGTTCCCCGGCTGGTTCGCCGACCAGGCCACGGGACTGGGCGAAATCCGCACCGTGGCGCTCGACGACGGCTCCTCGGTGGTGATGGATTCCGACACGCGGTTCGACATCGATTTCACCGCCCCGCAACGGCGCCTTCGCCTGTTCGACGGCCAGATCTTCGTCACCGTGGCCGCCGATGCCGCCCGCCCCTTCATCGTGGAAGCCGGAGGGGGAGAGGTGCAGGCCCTCGGCACCGCCTTCAACATCCGCCACGACGGCACGAAGACGGCGGTGAGCGTGACCGAGCACGCCGTGCGCGTGTCGCTTACCAAGCCGGCGGCGACCGTCGACCTTGCACAGGGGCACGGCGTCGATTTCGACCCGGCGACCGGGCTGGGACGCCCGCATGCCGTCGATGTGGAGAATGTGACGGCGTGGCGCCGGGGCGAAATCCTGTTCGACGGGCGGCCGCTCGGCGCCGTTGTCGCCGAGATGGGACGCTACAGGCGGGGCGCGATCTTCTTCACCGACGACCGGCTGAAGCACCTCCCCGTCACCGGCATGTTCTCGACCCGCGATGCCGATGAATTTTTCATGGCTCTCGAAAAGACGCTTCCGGTACGTGTCTTGCGACTTCCCTATCTAACCTTGATCCGTCCGAGAGATAACTGA
- a CDS encoding TonB-dependent receptor domain-containing protein, translating to MRRGEAGVLTKARLALFLGSTALATAAYSPPALAQQQAAYSIPAGSLGAALTAWARASGMRFLASSEVLSGRHTSGVSGHYAPRQALDALLQGTGLTYSISGSTATISSPDQGAAADPAAGDVIALDVVTVSTGGNPVERPFETPAPVAYISQETIERFRGSSPADIFRGTPGVMSGEARNGAGAVDMNIRGMQGFGRVATTIDGAENGVTVYQGYQGLSNRTYVDPDLLAGIEITKGSDVSSRGIAGTVTMRTLDAGDIVKPGETWGVRVKGEFGTNSAEPEAGAKGGYLWPRSPGSAPVAVPSSEGMDRPGLFDPRSGSASFAAGVREENYDLFAAYAYRNQGNYFAGTHGSAAKPVNTGPRELCSGSWCETWPDYVENAGLTNYRPGEEVLNTQLETETWIAKSTVRFGDGHSLQAGYTGYRAEAGDLLASRFTGERGQPVQQQQTAGTSVDTGTLRYRWDPEENDLIDLRSNLWTTRLELRNPRRGSTIPTPESLGLPAGYRTGSDTVMWGADATNTSTFALDQYGSLDLVTGASYLSEDTRPSGYSQALEGWLNLRDAAREEAAVFSKVAYQPLDWLTLNAGLRYSHYWSDDRSTSTNSAYVNPEPERDEGGFSPSVGVTVEPVDGAQFYVNYSNALRFPSLFEAGSAFTIIPNPELEPERSSNWEVGVNYITNGLFDAGDGAMLKFSYFNWDVKNYVVREFRPFQGDGYEWYGMQVYNIDRARFSGLELSARYENAGFTAAFGANYYLDIEFCRTANNCDSKTLYGDYATNQIPPEYMLNLTLSQKFLDDALTLGGQVSYIGPRAIGHGQVTAQGAAQFISQINWDPYFLVDVYAEYKINPNLTASIRIENLTDEYYVDPLSLVNQPGPGRTFYAGLTGTFGGDQPMPTLMPPLRSQGNGVDWTGLYAGVHAGGTLAHVDGTTTTLNGTQNAIAATESANLGLRDNYLWGVQGGFNYQLANRWVFGMEADFSNTSLTGSQKAVATEGSLAANGALQAETHYQIDQMATLRGRIGYAFEDGLFLYATGGAAFAREKMTRDQYAADQAWGSDSFGPTTKMTSIESVRVDRTGWTLGGGAEFALTDRWSVKADYSFTRLASQTIAFPNARAGVGQNYTTQTQTGTMIVPPSPRLCERRGGAYCLPSEVPVYTTTNHAGSSTITNGRGATDEIDLHTLKIGLNYKF from the coding sequence ATGCGGCGGGGCGAAGCGGGAGTTCTCACGAAGGCGCGGCTTGCGCTTTTCCTCGGCTCGACGGCACTGGCGACAGCGGCCTACAGCCCGCCCGCGCTGGCGCAGCAGCAGGCCGCCTACAGCATACCCGCCGGCAGCCTCGGCGCGGCCCTGACCGCCTGGGCGCGGGCGTCGGGCATGAGGTTCCTGGCCTCGTCGGAGGTCCTGAGCGGGCGACACACATCGGGGGTTTCGGGCCATTACGCGCCGCGCCAGGCGCTGGATGCCCTGCTGCAGGGGACCGGCCTCACCTACAGCATCAGCGGTTCGACCGCGACCATCAGCAGTCCCGACCAGGGCGCCGCCGCTGATCCCGCCGCGGGCGATGTGATCGCGCTCGATGTCGTCACGGTCTCCACCGGGGGCAATCCCGTCGAACGCCCCTTCGAGACGCCGGCGCCCGTCGCCTATATCTCGCAGGAAACCATCGAGCGGTTTCGCGGTAGCAGCCCGGCCGACATCTTTCGCGGCACGCCGGGCGTCATGTCGGGCGAGGCGCGCAACGGGGCCGGCGCCGTCGACATGAACATCCGCGGCATGCAGGGTTTCGGCCGCGTCGCGACCACGATCGACGGCGCCGAGAACGGGGTGACGGTCTATCAGGGCTATCAGGGCCTTTCGAACCGGACCTATGTCGACCCCGACCTTCTGGCGGGGATCGAGATCACCAAGGGGTCCGACGTCTCCTCGCGCGGCATCGCCGGGACGGTGACCATGCGCACGCTGGACGCGGGCGACATCGTCAAGCCCGGCGAGACCTGGGGCGTGCGCGTCAAGGGCGAATTCGGCACCAACTCGGCCGAACCCGAGGCAGGCGCTAAGGGGGGATATCTCTGGCCGCGAAGCCCCGGCTCGGCTCCCGTCGCCGTGCCCTCCTCGGAAGGCATGGACCGGCCGGGCCTCTTCGACCCGCGCAGCGGTTCGGCGAGTTTCGCCGCCGGCGTGCGGGAAGAGAATTACGACCTCTTCGCCGCCTATGCCTATCGCAACCAGGGGAATTACTTCGCCGGCACGCATGGTTCGGCGGCCAAGCCGGTCAATACCGGGCCGCGCGAACTGTGTTCCGGCTCCTGGTGCGAGACATGGCCCGATTATGTCGAGAATGCCGGCCTCACCAATTACCGGCCGGGCGAGGAAGTGCTGAACACGCAGCTGGAAACCGAAACCTGGATCGCCAAATCGACGGTGCGGTTCGGCGACGGCCACAGCCTGCAGGCGGGCTATACCGGCTATCGCGCCGAGGCCGGCGACCTGCTCGCCTCCCGCTTCACCGGCGAACGCGGCCAGCCCGTGCAGCAGCAGCAGACGGCGGGCACGTCGGTCGATACCGGCACGCTGCGCTATCGATGGGACCCGGAGGAAAACGACCTCATCGACCTCCGATCCAACCTCTGGACCACGCGGCTCGAACTGCGCAACCCGCGCCGCGGCTCGACCATACCCACGCCGGAATCGCTGGGGCTGCCGGCCGGCTACCGCACCGGGTCGGACACGGTGATGTGGGGCGCGGACGCGACCAACACCTCCACCTTCGCGCTCGACCAGTATGGATCGCTCGACCTCGTTACCGGCGCCTCCTATCTCAGCGAGGACACCCGCCCGAGCGGCTATTCGCAGGCGCTGGAGGGCTGGCTCAACCTGCGCGACGCCGCACGGGAGGAAGCGGCGGTGTTCAGCAAGGTCGCCTACCAGCCGCTGGACTGGCTGACGCTCAATGCCGGCCTGCGCTATTCGCATTACTGGTCGGATGACCGCTCCACCAGCACCAACAGCGCCTATGTGAACCCCGAGCCGGAGCGCGACGAGGGTGGCTTCAGCCCGTCCGTCGGGGTGACGGTGGAGCCGGTCGACGGCGCGCAGTTCTACGTCAACTATTCGAACGCCCTGCGCTTCCCGAGCCTGTTCGAGGCGGGCTCCGCCTTCACCATCATTCCCAATCCCGAGCTGGAGCCGGAACGCTCCAGCAATTGGGAAGTCGGCGTCAATTATATCACAAACGGCCTGTTCGACGCCGGTGACGGAGCGATGCTGAAGTTCAGCTATTTCAACTGGGACGTGAAGAATTACGTCGTCCGCGAGTTCCGTCCCTTCCAGGGCGATGGTTATGAGTGGTACGGCATGCAGGTCTATAACATCGACCGCGCCCGGTTCTCCGGCCTTGAACTTTCCGCCCGCTATGAAAATGCGGGTTTCACCGCCGCCTTCGGCGCGAACTACTATCTCGATATCGAATTTTGCCGCACAGCTAATAATTGCGACAGCAAGACGCTTTATGGCGACTACGCCACCAATCAGATACCGCCGGAATACATGCTGAACCTCACTCTGTCGCAGAAGTTCCTGGACGATGCGCTCACGCTGGGTGGCCAGGTGTCCTATATCGGCCCGCGCGCCATCGGCCACGGCCAGGTGACGGCGCAGGGCGCCGCGCAGTTCATCAGCCAGATCAACTGGGACCCTTATTTCCTCGTGGACGTGTATGCGGAATACAAGATCAACCCAAATCTGACGGCGAGCATCCGCATCGAAAATCTGACGGACGAATATTATGTCGATCCGCTCAGTCTGGTGAACCAGCCCGGCCCGGGGCGCACCTTCTATGCCGGCCTGACCGGCACCTTCGGCGGCGACCAGCCCATGCCTACGCTCATGCCGCCGCTGAGGAGCCAGGGGAACGGCGTCGATTGGACCGGGCTTTATGCCGGCGTCCACGCGGGCGGCACACTCGCCCATGTCGATGGCACCACGACGACGCTGAACGGCACGCAGAACGCCATCGCCGCGACCGAATCCGCCAATCTCGGCCTCCGGGACAATTATCTCTGGGGCGTTCAGGGCGGCTTCAACTACCAGCTGGCGAACCGTTGGGTCTTCGGCATGGAAGCCGATTTCAGCAACACCTCGCTCACCGGCTCCCAGAAGGCCGTGGCGACGGAGGGCTCGCTTGCCGCCAATGGGGCGCTGCAGGCCGAGACGCATTACCAGATCGACCAGATGGCCACCCTGCGCGGCCGCATCGGCTATGCCTTCGAGGACGGGCTGTTCCTGTACGCGACCGGCGGCGCCGCCTTCGCCCGCGAGAAGATGACGCGCGACCAATATGCGGCGGACCAGGCCTGGGGTTCGGATTCCTTCGGCCCCACGACCAAGATGACGTCGATCGAAAGCGTGAGGGTCGATCGCACCGGGTGGACGCTGGGCGGCGGTGCCGAATTCGCGCTCACCGACCGCTGGTCGGTGAAGGCCGATTACAGCTTCACCCGGCTCGCGTCCCAGACCATCGCCTTCCCGAACGCGCGCGCCGGCGTTGGGCAGAACTATACGACCCAGACGCAGACCGGCACGATGATCGTGCCGCCGAGCCCGCGCCTGTGCGAGCGACGCGGCGGCGCGTACTGCCTGCCGAGTGAAGTCCCCGTCTACACCACGACGAACCACGCCGGCAGTTCCACCATTACCAATGGACGCGGTGCCACGGACGAGATCGACCTGCACACGCTCAAGATCGGCCTGAACTACAAGTTCTGA
- the urtB gene encoding urea ABC transporter permease subunit UrtB: MIDTIFIGLSLGSVLLLVALGLAITYGAMGVINMAHGEMVMIGAYTAVLTSLYLGFGLIAAMPVAFLVTALLGLAIEKLVVRRLYGRLLDTLLATWGVAILVQQAVRLSFGLAFFGITIAGLGPGLQNVSLPEWLGGTYGIAGSQISVYRSFIILVSVALAALTWGLMYRTSFGMQLRAIMRNPQMAAACGIDTARINALAFAYGSGLAGVAGVLMAGFKTVFPDMGTPMVVDGFLVVVMGGVGSLVGSILSSAILGQINGLTAAVSNDIIARAVVFAVVIAIIVWRPKGLFSYKGR, encoded by the coding sequence ATGATCGACACGATATTCATCGGGCTGAGCCTGGGCTCGGTCCTGCTTCTGGTGGCTCTCGGCCTCGCCATCACCTATGGCGCCATGGGCGTCATCAACATGGCGCATGGCGAGATGGTGATGATCGGCGCCTATACGGCCGTTCTGACCAGCCTCTATCTCGGCTTCGGGCTCATCGCGGCCATGCCGGTCGCGTTCCTGGTCACCGCGCTGCTGGGGCTGGCGATCGAGAAGCTGGTGGTGCGACGGCTTTACGGCCGGCTGCTCGACACGCTGCTCGCCACCTGGGGCGTCGCGATCCTCGTGCAGCAGGCGGTGCGGCTGTCCTTCGGCCTCGCCTTCTTCGGCATCACCATCGCCGGGCTGGGGCCGGGCCTGCAGAATGTCAGCCTGCCGGAATGGCTCGGCGGCACCTATGGCATCGCCGGCTCGCAGATCAGCGTCTACCGCTCCTTCATCATCCTCGTCTCGGTGGCCCTCGCGGCGCTGACCTGGGGGCTGATGTACCGCACCTCCTTCGGCATGCAGTTGCGCGCCATCATGCGCAATCCGCAGATGGCGGCGGCCTGCGGCATCGACACCGCCCGCATCAACGCGCTCGCCTTCGCCTATGGCTCCGGCCTTGCCGGCGTGGCCGGCGTGCTGATGGCTGGCTTCAAGACCGTGTTCCCCGACATGGGAACGCCGATGGTGGTGGACGGCTTCCTGGTCGTGGTGATGGGCGGCGTCGGCAGCCTCGTCGGCTCCATCCTCTCCTCGGCCATTCTCGGCCAGATCAACGGCCTCACCGCCGCGGTGAGCAACGACATCATCGCCCGCGCGGTCGTCTTCGCCGTGGTCATCGCCATCATCGTCTGGCGGCCCAAGGGCCTGTTTTCCTACAAGGGGCGCTGA